GCTGTTGGAAAAAGGCAAACGCTACCAGTTTACCGTGGCGACAGACCGCACCTGGCGCGATGCTTCCATCGAGTGCGACGGCGATGGTTGGGACCGCGATCATCCCGACATCCGCTGGTTTAAAGATGTCGGCGTGGCCGTGATGGAGCCGTTTCGGCGTTTCCCCGAGGCGAAATGGTTCGCCCTCATCGGTGCGGTTGACGATAACGACGACGAACTGTTTGTCATCGGTCAGGCCGGTACACAATACACCCCGGCAAACAGCGGCGAATTCTGTCCGTTTGCCAATGATCTGAAGCGGATGTACGGCAATAATGATGGATTTTTGTATGTGACGGTGGAACGATTGGATTGAAGAATAATTCCCCGCCCTTGTCGTGATGCGAGGGTGGGGAACTCCCTCGTTTTCTCCAAGAAAGATAGACTGTCGAAATGTTTTACATCTACTGTATTGTCTTGATTGTATGTGCCTAAGTTTTCGGATTTTTTCGTGTATTTCCCACGGAATGATTTATGCAGTTATTAGTTCTAGCGGGCTGTTAGGCTTGTGTGCTCTTGAAAAAGCGCCCTCCCCATTTTCAATACGAGTGGCGGGTTTTGTTTTAAGAGGGAATCGGGTGGCACTCTGACGTGCTGTTTTAGGAACGAGGAAGGGAGGATGAGATGGAAAACAAATTTAGGTTAGGGGCGAGACGGATTATTTTGTTTTTGTTTATCTTTTTCGTTTTTTTTCCTTTAGTAGCATCCTCAGCTGTTTTAACCGAAGCACAAATGGATTTTAATTGGTTAACAACAGGTGGCCTCACCTCCGCAGCCTCTGGAAGTGTTCAATTTAGACATAATTATCTTTATACGGATGTTTCTGCCGACACGGAAACTTTTAATGCCTGGTACGGTTCCGTTTCGGTGCCAGGTACCAGAGAGATGAATACAAGTTCAACCGAAGGACCAAATTATGCCAATAGTAAAGTGGTTGTTGACACTGCAAATGAGGGGACTGGCAACCAGGGGTCTCTCGCTTTTTCATCTTATGCGGATTTAAATCCGAGTGGACAATATTCGACCGCTGGTAATGGCTACGGTATCTGGAATCTCGATGTCTCTTTTTCTGCGGGCTCTGAAGGTTTTGAAAATCAGCCTGATTGGACTTTGAACATTGACCTTGACACGTGGTTTAACTCGGCCATGGACGGTAGCCATACATCGCAGGAAAGCATTAGTCAGTTTACGCTCAGAGCGTACTATTATTTGTATGGTGAAACGACTGCTGTACGAGTTTATGACACGATAAGTCTTCTGAATTTAGTGGAGTGGGTCTATGAAACGACAGATGTGCCACTGGAAAGTCAGAATTCCTGGACTCTTTATCTGAACCCCTATGACAGTCTCTTCAGCTTTGATGTTGATATCGAGTCATTAGAGTTCACCCCTCTACGTGGTAAGGTCGGTCTTGATTTGGAAATGGGAACAACATCACGTATTTATGAAGAAAATCCTCAAGATGCCCCCGCTCCGGTTCCTGAGCCATCAACCGTTTTGCTCTTGGGTAGTGGTGTTATTGTCCTTGTCTGCTACGGCAGAAAACGGAATCCATCAACAGGGCGGGAATCTTGAGTAATTTTTTGAAAAGGGAGAGCAGCGAACTATCACGATGATTCAGGTTTGACGGTGGGGAAATACAGATTTTTGGACGATGCTATCGATCAAAGACAAAATTCCAAGGAGGTGTGTTATGCGTGTTATTTCTTTTCTTTTGAGTTTGTTCGTTGTTTTGCTAATCAGCACTCCTTGTTTTGCCC
This region of uncultured Desulfuromonas sp. genomic DNA includes:
- a CDS encoding PEP-CTERM sorting domain-containing protein, producing the protein MENKFRLGARRIILFLFIFFVFFPLVASSAVLTEAQMDFNWLTTGGLTSAASGSVQFRHNYLYTDVSADTETFNAWYGSVSVPGTREMNTSSTEGPNYANSKVVVDTANEGTGNQGSLAFSSYADLNPSGQYSTAGNGYGIWNLDVSFSAGSEGFENQPDWTLNIDLDTWFNSAMDGSHTSQESISQFTLRAYYYLYGETTAVRVYDTISLLNLVEWVYETTDVPLESQNSWTLYLNPYDSLFSFDVDIESLEFTPLRGKVGLDLEMGTTSRIYEENPQDAPAPVPEPSTVLLLGSGVIVLVCYGRKRNPSTGRES